The Nitrosopumilus cobalaminigenes genome contains a region encoding:
- a CDS encoding vWA domain-containing protein — translation MQLIKLQNDSLVEIATFLVRRWSEKDNITIEISDKTETKSRLKENKVIITPLEKRIGDDFQKYRQFRTSLWYEAMRIKYCKKILSDDHAFGFILNTMETQRIEQLGRKVWKGMDNEILFNYTYMLVSRPQLHTVYGKARIVEAFYQYFMFGVIKGEMQSSNFEKIKKATIFAKKIVSQAIDEKQDTDWVEKKVSEIIKMLDIDSLLTIPISLPFMKAGMALSEEELLKVLKIISKNKEGDIGTVDPSSILRGDDVYDEYKVLLDENKKTENKGLSSETIGIQIPSTRNVDESIIYDMRLINGLKIKFKEWKSGWKEQHLRSGDEFDEENYIEGHEPFFTDVKKSIKTKIVILLDHSSSIASDAIEYKKATLALCEVLAFLKVKFAVYAFSTENRAMVCWSIKPDNVKWNSITAKRLAQIVANGSTPLAEVYGKMFPTLQSKRPDIFLTLTDGEPSDPDAVRSMTKSFKGLGINMVALGLGPNTIRATTIANNLKHLGYEKTMAVSRLNDIPNKVMSILEG, via the coding sequence ATGCAATTAATTAAACTACAAAACGATTCATTAGTTGAAATAGCAACTTTTCTTGTTAGAAGATGGTCTGAAAAAGACAACATTACAATAGAAATTTCAGATAAGACAGAAACTAAATCACGATTAAAAGAAAATAAAGTAATCATAACTCCATTAGAAAAAAGAATTGGGGACGATTTCCAAAAATATCGTCAATTTAGAACATCACTATGGTATGAAGCCATGAGAATAAAGTATTGTAAAAAAATTCTCAGTGATGATCATGCATTTGGTTTTATTCTCAATACAATGGAAACTCAAAGGATTGAACAGTTGGGAAGAAAAGTTTGGAAGGGGATGGATAATGAAATTCTATTCAATTACACCTACATGCTAGTTTCACGGCCTCAATTACACACAGTTTATGGAAAAGCAAGGATTGTAGAGGCATTTTATCAATATTTTATGTTCGGCGTAATCAAAGGAGAGATGCAATCAAGTAATTTTGAGAAAATTAAAAAAGCAACAATATTCGCAAAAAAAATTGTCAGTCAAGCAATTGATGAAAAACAAGATACTGATTGGGTTGAGAAAAAAGTTAGTGAAATAATCAAAATGCTGGATATTGATTCCCTTCTAACCATTCCAATATCATTACCATTTATGAAAGCTGGAATGGCATTATCAGAAGAAGAACTACTAAAGGTCTTAAAAATAATTTCAAAAAATAAAGAAGGAGACATAGGAACTGTTGATCCTTCGTCAATTCTTCGCGGGGATGATGTGTATGACGAATACAAAGTGTTGCTAGATGAAAATAAAAAAACAGAAAACAAAGGATTATCTTCTGAAACTATTGGGATTCAAATTCCATCTACAAGAAATGTAGATGAATCAATAATCTACGATATGCGATTGATAAATGGATTGAAAATAAAATTTAAAGAATGGAAATCAGGTTGGAAAGAACAACATCTTAGATCTGGAGATGAATTTGATGAAGAAAACTACATTGAAGGACATGAACCATTTTTTACAGATGTGAAAAAATCAATTAAAACAAAAATTGTAATTTTATTGGATCATTCCTCCAGCATTGCATCTGATGCTATTGAATACAAAAAAGCAACTCTAGCACTTTGTGAAGTCTTGGCTTTTCTTAAAGTAAAATTTGCAGTTTACGCCTTTAGTACAGAAAACAGAGCAATGGTATGCTGGTCAATAAAGCCTGATAACGTTAAATGGAATAGCATAACTGCAAAAAGACTAGCACAAATTGTTGCAAATGGTTCTACACCATTAGCAGAGGTATATGGCAAAATGTTTCCAACATTGCAATCAAAAAGACCAGATATTTTTTTGACATTAACTGATGGTGAGCCATCAGATCCAGATGCAGTTAGAAGTATGACAAAATCATTCAAAGGATTGGGGATAAACATGGTTGCGTTAGGATTAGGCCCAAACACTATCAGAGCTACCACAATAGCCAATAATCTAAAACATTTAGGATATGAAAAAACCATGGCAGTGAGTAGGTTAAATGATATTCCAAATAAGGTAATGAGTATTTTAGAAGGTTAA
- a CDS encoding pyridoxal-phosphate dependent enzyme: MAEIDFDKPLLEKFEQEIWNKIPHLEGGKVVNATPLVDLTSDLKECAKSVYKLDISDLDLKVYGKFDANLLSGSIKVRPAIHIMHDAIKTGKLKSGQTIIEATSGNFGIALGQMSKLGLTVVSLVSRKLQEGVFKELRNEDIRIMDLDMDICPAPGMKDSDADALKAKATAGNVRSQLAELGFDPTIFDNSISEIETLLAAQDIINLAKLLAKIYGFFCPEQYDNELNINAHETITAVEIEQQLKENSDSLEDYRIWCSFGTGGTSGGLSRYMNEKYGKKAIHVVFPVPGQDVAGIRTKAKADGLKLYNPDTYEAEHEVDFGQAKHLLKFFVEKGHNIGESTALALYSILEKLSDGDKGKFIVVVADGIEKYKKNLEAMSKNQRIQVSLDEAASSVQEYDKIIWVHTSYTPKEEGIEMIAKSLGVDKEKIAIPKASTINQLLSTQQIPDELNKDLDGSKGKSLLICMAGNTSLMTAQVLASKGIVTESLNGGITNLPEGQGKNPGQYIKAATE; this comes from the coding sequence ATGGCTGAAATAGATTTCGATAAACCATTACTTGAGAAGTTTGAGCAAGAAATTTGGAATAAAATTCCACATTTAGAAGGAGGAAAAGTGGTTAACGCAACTCCATTAGTTGATCTTACAAGTGATCTTAAAGAATGTGCAAAAAGTGTGTACAAATTGGATATTTCAGATTTAGATTTGAAAGTGTATGGAAAATTTGATGCTAATTTATTATCAGGTTCAATCAAAGTTAGACCTGCAATTCACATAATGCATGATGCCATTAAAACAGGTAAATTGAAAAGTGGTCAGACAATCATCGAGGCAACATCAGGAAACTTTGGAATTGCTTTAGGCCAAATGTCAAAGCTTGGATTAACTGTAGTGTCACTTGTTTCAAGAAAATTACAAGAAGGAGTCTTTAAGGAATTAAGAAATGAAGATATTCGAATTATGGATCTTGATATGGACATTTGTCCAGCACCAGGTATGAAAGACAGTGATGCTGATGCATTAAAAGCCAAAGCAACTGCAGGCAATGTTCGTTCTCAATTAGCAGAATTAGGTTTTGATCCTACAATTTTTGATAATTCAATTTCTGAAATTGAAACATTGCTAGCTGCACAAGACATTATCAATTTAGCAAAATTACTTGCAAAAATTTATGGATTTTTCTGTCCTGAACAGTATGATAATGAATTAAACATTAATGCTCATGAAACTATTACAGCGGTAGAAATTGAACAACAATTAAAAGAAAATTCAGATTCTTTAGAAGATTATAGAATTTGGTGTTCCTTTGGAACAGGTGGCACATCTGGAGGATTAAGCAGATACATGAATGAGAAATACGGAAAAAAGGCAATTCATGTTGTATTCCCAGTCCCAGGTCAAGATGTAGCAGGAATTAGAACAAAGGCCAAAGCTGATGGTTTGAAATTGTATAATCCAGATACATATGAAGCTGAACATGAAGTGGATTTCGGACAAGCAAAACATTTGCTAAAATTCTTTGTAGAAAAAGGTCACAATATTGGTGAAAGTACTGCACTTGCACTATATTCTATTCTAGAAAAGCTTAGTGACGGAGACAAGGGTAAATTCATAGTTGTAGTTGCTGATGGTATTGAAAAATACAAGAAAAACCTTGAAGCAATGTCAAAAAATCAACGCATTCAAGTCTCATTAGATGAAGCAGCATCAAGTGTTCAAGAATATGACAAAATAATTTGGGTTCACACTTCATACACTCCAAAAGAAGAAGGAATTGAAATGATTGCAAAATCGCTAGGCGTTGATAAAGAAAAAATTGCAATTCCAAAGGCAAGTACAATAAATCAATTATTATCTACACAACAAATTCCAGATGAATTAAACAAAGATCTAGATGGCTCTAAGGGTAAATCATTGTTAATTTGTATGGCTGGAAACACATCATTAATGACTGCTCAAGTGCTTGCAAGTAAAGGCATAGTAACAGAAAGTTTGAATGGAGGCATAACAAATTTGCCAGAAGGACAAGGCAAAAATCCAGGTCAATACATCAAAGCAGCTACTGAATAA
- a CDS encoding ASCH domain-containing protein, with amino-acid sequence MKCLSVSQPFADLIILGKKTIELRNWNTNFRGEFLIHSPRKIRVEDSKRLKIEKKFVTGAIIGKAQLYDVKQYNSIKEIKSDQKFHFASKEFQNKTFGFMLKNARPLRIPISWKGQLGFFDVNIPKTKIKNKEIVSDIIDEEYRYQWIGHH; translated from the coding sequence TTGAAGTGTCTTTCAGTTTCACAACCATTTGCTGATTTAATTATTTTAGGAAAAAAAACTATAGAGTTAAGAAACTGGAATACTAATTTTCGTGGAGAATTTTTAATTCATTCTCCACGAAAAATTAGAGTGGAGGATTCTAAAAGACTAAAAATTGAAAAAAAATTTGTTACAGGTGCAATTATCGGTAAAGCACAATTGTATGATGTAAAACAATATAATTCAATTAAAGAAATAAAATCGGATCAAAAATTTCATTTTGCATCAAAAGAATTTCAAAACAAAACTTTTGGTTTTATGTTAAAAAATGCTAGACCATTAAGAATTCCAATATCTTGGAAAGGTCAATTAGGATTCTTTGATGTAAATATTCCTAAAACCAAAATCAAAAACAAAGAGATAGTGTCAGACATCATTGATGAAGAATACAGATACCAATGGATTGGACATCATTAG
- a CDS encoding TATA-box-binding protein — protein MPQTKPIVSVENVVASASVDQKIDLIEITEKFPDTEYHPEQFPGLVFRLTNPRTATLIFRTGKMVCTGAKSEEMAIKAVNTVVQKLRKGKIKIKKDAVITVQNIVAAINLGGKIHLEKAARTLPRSMYEPEQFPGLIHRMLDPKTVILLFASGKLVCTGAKKESDVYRSVHNLHALLEEKTLMIYDQ, from the coding sequence ATGCCTCAAACAAAACCAATTGTTAGTGTTGAAAATGTTGTAGCATCAGCATCAGTTGATCAAAAAATTGATCTAATTGAAATTACAGAAAAATTTCCAGATACTGAATATCATCCAGAACAATTTCCAGGATTAGTATTCAGATTAACAAATCCAAGAACTGCAACATTAATTTTCAGAACAGGTAAGATGGTATGTACTGGAGCTAAATCCGAAGAGATGGCAATAAAGGCAGTCAATACAGTTGTCCAAAAATTAAGAAAAGGCAAAATAAAAATTAAAAAAGATGCTGTAATTACAGTTCAAAACATTGTTGCAGCAATTAACCTAGGTGGCAAAATCCATTTGGAAAAAGCTGCAAGAACGTTACCAAGAAGTATGTATGAGCCAGAACAGTTTCCAGGACTCATTCATAGAATGTTAGATCCTAAAACAGTTATCTTGTTGTTTGCATCTGGGAAATTAGTATGTACTGGAGCTAAAAAAGAATCAGATGTTTACCGCTCTGTTCATAACTTACATGCATTATTAGAAGAAAAAACTCTAATGATTTATGACCAATAA